A genomic region of Kribbella sp. NBC_00382 contains the following coding sequences:
- a CDS encoding S8 family peptidase, whose amino-acid sequence MNHLSLRRRTALIAAAVLTTAAFTASAGNAALTLGTAQPDNLAGSLQLPHFAPGRYVVTLADKPLATYQGGVAGLKATKPAKGKKVDTTAPDSKRYSNWLGSRQNTVAAAVGAKATRHYSTAVNAFAASLTSQQVSALSKTPGVVAVTPDQLHQALDDKKPTDFLKLSGNSGVWKALGGNAEAGKGVVVGVVDTGIWPESASLSGPKLGTKASATSPYRVGDSIVMHKADGNDFTGSCQAGEDFTADLCNTKLISAKYFGDAWLGATPPEARADYASPRDGEGHGTHTATTAAGRAGVDVSESGINFGTISGVAPAAKIAVYKALWTGKDGVGSGGYTSDILAAIDQAVADGVDVINYSVGSIFESAHTDPVQLAFLSAASAGIFVSAAGGNSGPEPSSLDNTSPWVTTVGASTVAPYEGTVVLGNGEKYAGLSTSIATKVGAKALVTGAAGRVSSATEYDGSQCLPNTLDSAQVAGKIVVCDRGVGARVDKSAEVKRAGGVGMVLLNLTDQDMVADSHAVPTVHLNTPGSLSVKAYAGTAGATAQLVPGNLTSAVTPYPQMADFSSRGPSLSSHGDLLKPDLAAPGVNVLAAVAPPSNAGHSYAFYSGTSMAAPHIAGLAALYLGKHPDWTPMMVKSALMTTTSDVKTSTGAVDNDPFARGAGEVQPSRMLDPGLVYDSGDADWLGYLEGSGVDTGTGVPAIDPSNYNAPSIAVGELVGTQTITRRVTAVTGGLYRATVSVPGMKAVVTPSILNLQTGQTKSFTVKLTQDTAPSHETTSGWLTWQGAGTSVRSPIVIVPTSVIAPTNVTGSGASGSVSFDATVGKAGVPIRAYGFTSAPLVPGEVPAGAADADLPDYPVTVTAGTKAVQWNIKTVDPAGSIWMVLYKVVNGQMQLLSFEGTGANEASATVAAPSPGVWGVLAITLSNPPGADTTKYTMQTNVVTAGSSLKVTPSSAPAAGKPFQVTASWSGLPTGQRSTGFVEFPNRAGTVVTVN is encoded by the coding sequence GTGAACCATCTGTCCTTGCGCCGACGGACCGCGTTGATCGCGGCCGCTGTGCTCACCACCGCCGCCTTCACCGCATCCGCGGGCAACGCGGCACTCACTCTCGGCACGGCCCAGCCAGACAACCTGGCCGGCTCGCTGCAGCTCCCCCATTTCGCCCCCGGCCGGTACGTCGTGACGCTGGCCGACAAGCCGCTGGCGACGTACCAGGGTGGCGTGGCCGGGCTGAAGGCCACCAAGCCCGCCAAGGGCAAGAAGGTAGACACCACGGCCCCGGACTCCAAGCGCTACAGCAACTGGCTCGGCAGCCGCCAGAACACCGTCGCCGCCGCAGTCGGTGCCAAGGCGACCCGGCACTACTCGACGGCCGTCAACGCCTTCGCTGCCTCACTGACCAGCCAGCAGGTCTCTGCCTTGAGCAAGACCCCAGGTGTCGTCGCAGTGACGCCGGATCAGCTGCACCAGGCCCTGGACGACAAGAAGCCCACCGACTTCCTCAAGCTGTCCGGCAACTCCGGCGTCTGGAAGGCACTGGGCGGCAACGCCGAGGCAGGCAAGGGCGTCGTGGTCGGTGTGGTCGACACGGGCATCTGGCCGGAGAGTGCATCACTCTCCGGACCCAAGCTGGGCACTAAGGCCTCCGCCACCAGCCCGTACCGCGTCGGCGACAGCATCGTCATGCACAAGGCGGACGGGAACGACTTCACCGGCTCCTGCCAGGCAGGTGAGGACTTCACTGCCGACCTGTGCAACACCAAGCTCATCAGCGCCAAGTACTTCGGGGACGCCTGGCTCGGCGCCACCCCACCCGAGGCCCGCGCCGACTACGCCTCCCCGCGCGACGGTGAAGGCCATGGCACGCACACTGCGACCACTGCGGCCGGCCGTGCGGGTGTGGACGTCTCCGAGAGCGGCATCAACTTCGGCACGATCTCCGGTGTCGCCCCGGCGGCCAAGATCGCCGTCTACAAGGCGTTGTGGACCGGCAAGGACGGGGTCGGCTCGGGCGGCTACACGTCCGACATCCTCGCCGCGATCGACCAGGCAGTCGCGGACGGCGTCGACGTGATCAACTACTCCGTCGGCTCCATCTTCGAGTCCGCGCACACGGACCCGGTGCAGCTCGCCTTCCTGTCCGCTGCATCGGCGGGCATCTTCGTCTCGGCCGCTGGTGGCAACTCGGGCCCGGAGCCGTCGTCACTCGACAACACCTCGCCGTGGGTTACGACGGTCGGCGCGAGCACGGTGGCGCCGTACGAGGGAACAGTGGTCCTTGGCAACGGCGAGAAGTACGCCGGGCTGAGCACGTCGATCGCTACCAAGGTAGGCGCCAAGGCACTCGTCACCGGGGCGGCTGGTCGGGTGAGCAGCGCTACGGAGTACGACGGGTCGCAGTGCCTGCCCAACACGCTCGACTCGGCGCAGGTGGCCGGGAAGATCGTGGTGTGCGACCGGGGCGTGGGTGCCCGTGTCGACAAGTCTGCAGAGGTCAAGCGAGCCGGTGGCGTTGGCATGGTGCTGCTTAACCTCACCGATCAAGACATGGTGGCCGACTCTCACGCAGTACCGACTGTGCACCTCAACACCCCCGGATCGCTCTCAGTGAAGGCATACGCCGGTACTGCCGGTGCTACTGCGCAGCTAGTACCCGGCAACCTGACCTCGGCTGTTACGCCCTACCCGCAGATGGCCGACTTCTCGTCGCGTGGCCCGTCGCTGTCGAGCCATGGCGACCTGCTGAAGCCGGACCTCGCTGCGCCGGGTGTGAACGTTCTGGCCGCGGTAGCCCCGCCCAGCAACGCGGGGCACAGCTACGCCTTCTACTCCGGTACTTCGATGGCCGCACCGCACATCGCCGGCCTGGCTGCCCTCTACCTCGGCAAGCACCCCGACTGGACCCCCATGATGGTCAAGTCGGCGCTTATGACGACCACTAGTGACGTGAAGACCTCCACTGGTGCCGTCGACAATGACCCGTTCGCTAGGGGCGCCGGTGAGGTCCAGCCGTCGCGCATGCTCGACCCGGGGCTCGTGTACGACTCGGGTGACGCCGACTGGCTCGGGTACCTCGAGGGCAGCGGGGTTGACACCGGTACAGGAGTACCGGCGATCGACCCGAGCAACTACAACGCGCCGTCGATCGCTGTCGGGGAACTGGTCGGCACGCAGACCATCACCCGTCGGGTGACCGCCGTGACCGGCGGGCTCTACCGGGCCACGGTGTCCGTGCCTGGCATGAAGGCGGTCGTCACCCCGTCGATCCTGAACCTGCAGACCGGCCAGACGAAGTCCTTCACGGTCAAGCTCACTCAGGACACCGCACCGTCGCACGAGACGACCAGCGGCTGGCTGACCTGGCAGGGCGCCGGTACCTCGGTCCGCAGCCCGATCGTGATCGTCCCGACCTCGGTCATCGCTCCTACCAATGTCACAGGCTCGGGCGCATCCGGCTCGGTCTCTTTCGACGCCACGGTCGGCAAAGCTGGTGTGCCGATCAGGGCCTACGGGTTCACCTCTGCTCCGCTGGTGCCGGGTGAAGTACCGGCCGGTGCAGCTGACGCCGACCTGCCGGACTACCCGGTCACCGTGACTGCAGGCACCAAGGCAGTGCAGTGGAACATCAAGACGGTCGACCCAGCCGGCAGCATCTGGATGGTGCTCTACAAGGTCGTCAACGGCCAGATGCAGTTGCTGTCCTTCGAAGGCACCGGTGCCAACGAGGCCTCCGCAACCGTGGCGGCGCCGTCGCCGGGCGTGTGGGGCGTCCTAGCCATCACCCTCTCCAACCCGCCCGGCGCCGACACCACGAAGTACACGATGCAGACGAATGTCGTGACCGCTGGCAGCTCGCTGAAGGTCACGCCATCCTCCGCACCGGCCGCTGGCAAGCCCTTCCAGGTAACGGCTTCCTGGTCCGGCCTACCAACCGGCCAACGCTCCACCGGCTTCGTCGAGTTCCCCAACCGCGCAGGAACAGTAGTAACCGTCAACTGA
- a CDS encoding helix-turn-helix transcriptional regulator: MADEVEDQSGPSPVHQSTLTDPLDELDAQLNRLRSVADELRGSRGKPVLAGDQVELIEDGPTLLRTYERLQEDAQREVRVLDRPPYVTPPSSQQQLELDRLHAGVGYRAIYGTEVFESQDIMGVLPELQSAGEVSRVLAQVPMKMAIADDDTALIGLTKRAAGDYHLLIRSSGLLDGLIATFEMLWALAIPMPALPFNGDIAGLRPADRDILLLLAGGATDDKISRHLRISPRTTQRRVRALMESLGAQTRFQAGVQAARRRWI; the protein is encoded by the coding sequence TTGGCAGATGAAGTTGAGGACCAGAGCGGGCCGTCCCCCGTTCACCAGTCCACCCTCACCGATCCGCTGGACGAGTTGGATGCTCAGCTCAACCGGCTACGCAGCGTCGCCGACGAGTTGCGGGGGTCGCGGGGTAAGCCGGTGCTGGCGGGGGACCAGGTCGAGTTGATCGAGGACGGGCCGACGCTGCTCCGTACCTACGAGCGGCTGCAGGAGGACGCGCAGCGCGAAGTACGGGTGCTGGATCGGCCTCCGTACGTGACGCCGCCGTCGTCTCAGCAGCAGTTGGAGCTGGATCGGTTGCACGCGGGCGTGGGCTACCGGGCGATCTATGGCACGGAGGTGTTCGAGAGCCAGGACATCATGGGGGTGCTGCCGGAGCTGCAGTCCGCGGGCGAGGTCAGCCGCGTGCTGGCGCAGGTGCCGATGAAGATGGCGATCGCTGACGACGACACGGCGCTCATCGGGCTGACCAAGCGGGCAGCGGGTGACTATCACCTGCTGATCCGCTCGTCCGGACTACTGGACGGCCTGATCGCCACCTTCGAGATGCTGTGGGCACTGGCGATCCCGATGCCGGCTCTGCCGTTCAATGGCGACATCGCCGGCCTGCGCCCAGCCGACCGCGACATCCTCCTTCTACTCGCAGGAGGAGCCACCGACGACAAGATCAGCCGCCACCTCCGGATCAGCCCCCGTACTACGCAACGCCGGGTCCGCGCGCTGATGGAGTCCCTCGGCGCGCAGACCCGCTTCCAGGCCGGCGTACAAGCCGCACGCCGGCGCTGGATCTAG
- a CDS encoding helix-turn-helix domain-containing protein has product MAEFGVQLRQSRQAAALSLRQLATRVGYDHSYLSQVERGRRPGSAHLAILCDRELGTTPALSTAYEQSHPTALAAVEDDHHVRPQASAAPGAMCGPSIPEATVAAADGVQAARSAGRLPTGADSLEAVRHELAGYFGPGKEVSEWRAVAASHAQEFATTPPAERLPELTADLQLLRSGAAAGSAALALPAAELAVLIALTLAELGRLRAAERWWRTARATADGSTERRIAGLARSWEATSGLAEHRPLSGLLELADDALTLADRPVGVARALAARARVLAALGDADGARQAVCDLHAVTADLPSRPVVTSSPFEWAAFEADAVEGRVCAALGDTVGAYLALDQALGACSSGAAERAELELVVAQCLVMDGDTTAGLAVAMRVLVELPDRWHTYHLYDTAGQVLAAVRGGDLARGAVWDYRELLKRRPYDNRTVGIGSSAGG; this is encoded by the coding sequence GTGGCTGAGTTCGGCGTGCAGTTGAGGCAATCCCGGCAGGCGGCTGCCCTGAGCTTGCGGCAGCTTGCCACCCGGGTTGGCTACGACCACAGCTACCTATCCCAGGTCGAGCGCGGCCGGCGCCCCGGCTCGGCCCACCTCGCCATCCTGTGCGACCGAGAGCTGGGCACCACCCCGGCCCTGTCGACCGCCTACGAGCAGTCGCACCCGACAGCACTCGCCGCCGTCGAGGACGACCACCACGTGCGGCCCCAAGCATCCGCCGCTCCCGGCGCCATGTGTGGGCCCTCCATCCCCGAGGCGACCGTTGCGGCGGCGGACGGAGTACAGGCCGCTCGAAGCGCTGGAAGGTTGCCCACCGGAGCCGATTCGCTAGAGGCGGTTCGGCATGAGCTGGCCGGGTACTTCGGTCCGGGCAAGGAGGTCTCGGAGTGGCGCGCGGTGGCAGCCAGCCATGCCCAGGAGTTCGCCACGACTCCCCCTGCCGAGCGCTTGCCCGAACTCACCGCGGATCTGCAGTTGCTGCGGTCCGGCGCTGCGGCCGGATCTGCTGCGCTGGCCCTTCCGGCGGCTGAACTGGCGGTGTTGATCGCGCTGACTCTCGCCGAGCTCGGCAGGCTTCGCGCCGCCGAGCGCTGGTGGCGTACAGCCCGGGCGACCGCCGACGGCTCTACCGAGCGCCGGATCGCCGGCCTGGCCCGCAGCTGGGAGGCGACGAGCGGGCTGGCCGAGCATCGCCCGCTGTCCGGGCTCCTCGAGCTCGCCGACGATGCATTGACGCTGGCCGACCGACCAGTTGGCGTCGCCCGCGCTCTGGCTGCGCGTGCCCGGGTGCTGGCCGCGCTGGGTGATGCAGATGGAGCACGGCAGGCAGTATGCGATCTCCACGCAGTGACGGCTGACCTGCCGAGCCGGCCGGTGGTGACTAGTTCGCCGTTTGAGTGGGCTGCGTTCGAGGCTGATGCGGTCGAGGGGCGAGTGTGTGCGGCACTTGGCGACACGGTCGGCGCTTATCTGGCTCTCGATCAGGCGTTGGGGGCTTGCTCGTCCGGGGCTGCCGAGCGGGCTGAGTTGGAGTTGGTGGTTGCGCAGTGTCTGGTGATGGATGGCGATACGACGGCTGGGCTGGCAGTGGCGATGCGGGTGTTGGTGGAGTTGCCTGATCGGTGGCATACGTACCACCTGTACGACACGGCCGGGCAGGTGCTGGCCGCAGTACGGGGTGGTGATCTGGCGCGGGGTGCAGTGTGGGACTACCGGGAGCTGCTGAAGCGCAGGCCGTATGACAACCGCACTGTGGGCATCGGGTCGAGTGCCGGCGGGTAG
- a CDS encoding branched-chain amino acid aminotransferase encodes MTDAWDFQVELSAEPATAEARTAVLAKPGFGQAFTDHMVLASWTSELGWHDSKVTAYAPLRVSPAAAVLHYAQEIFEGLKAYRHEDGSVWAFRPEVNAARFKRSAQRLALPEVPEEAFLAALRALVTVDEVWVPPTGSGETSLYLRPYMIATEAALSVRPAQEVLFGVIASPAGAYFDTGPKPVSIWLSSTSIRATPGGTGAAKCGGNYAASLAALAEAVANGCDQVAYLDAVERRWIEESGSMNLFFVYSDGRIATPELSGSILEGVTRASVLELAADLGHKVEERRISADDWRDGVRSGEITEVFASGTAAVITPIGRLAWDGGEVTIGDHSVDYGVGPITATLRKSLLDLQHGRSPDPHHWLTRLA; translated from the coding sequence GTGACAGACGCGTGGGACTTCCAGGTCGAGCTCAGTGCCGAACCGGCGACGGCAGAGGCCCGTACTGCGGTGCTGGCCAAGCCTGGGTTTGGGCAGGCGTTCACCGATCACATGGTGCTCGCGTCGTGGACTAGTGAGCTTGGGTGGCATGACTCGAAGGTGACTGCGTATGCGCCGCTCAGGGTCAGTCCGGCGGCTGCGGTGCTGCACTACGCGCAGGAGATCTTCGAGGGGCTGAAGGCGTACCGGCATGAGGATGGGTCGGTGTGGGCCTTCCGGCCGGAGGTCAACGCAGCTCGGTTCAAGCGGAGCGCGCAGCGGCTTGCGCTGCCGGAGGTACCGGAGGAGGCGTTCCTTGCTGCGCTGCGTGCGCTGGTGACGGTGGACGAGGTCTGGGTGCCGCCGACGGGTAGTGGTGAGACCAGCTTGTACTTGCGGCCGTACATGATTGCCACTGAGGCTGCGCTGAGCGTGCGGCCCGCGCAGGAGGTTCTGTTCGGGGTCATCGCTTCGCCTGCTGGCGCGTACTTCGACACTGGGCCCAAGCCGGTCTCCATCTGGCTGTCGAGCACCTCGATCCGCGCTACCCCGGGTGGCACGGGTGCGGCCAAGTGCGGCGGCAACTACGCGGCTAGCTTGGCGGCACTAGCTGAGGCAGTGGCCAACGGGTGCGACCAGGTCGCCTACCTCGATGCAGTGGAGCGCCGCTGGATCGAGGAGAGCGGCAGTATGAACCTATTCTTCGTGTACTCCGACGGCCGCATCGCTACGCCTGAGTTGTCGGGGTCGATCCTCGAGGGCGTCACTCGCGCGTCCGTACTGGAGTTGGCAGCGGACCTGGGCCACAAGGTGGAGGAGCGCCGCATCTCCGCCGACGACTGGCGCGACGGCGTACGGTCCGGCGAGATCACTGAGGTCTTCGCCTCCGGTACCGCCGCTGTCATCACCCCGATCGGCCGGCTGGCCTGGGACGGCGGCGAGGTCACCATCGGCGACCACTCCGTCGACTACGGCGTAGGCCCGATTACCGCCACCCTCCGCAAGTCCCTCCTAGACCTCCAACACGGCCGCTCCCCCGACCCCCACCACTGGCTAACCCGCCTCGCCTAG
- the ligD gene encoding non-homologous end-joining DNA ligase, with amino-acid sequence MAESKAAKAKTPAVELEVGERTVRISNPDRVYFPARGETKLDLVKYYLSVGDGIVRALRERPCMMHRFPSGVAGEKVHQKRLPHGAPPWMETVQVKFPRYNRTADELCVTELAHVAWAVQMSTVEFHPWNSRRADTEKPDEWRIDLDPMPDCPFDRVRRVAHVAHEVLDDLGATGYPKTSGGSGIHIYVRIKPEHGFSDVRRAALAFAREVERRAPDEVTTTWWRKDRDPKKLFVDYNQNARDHTIASAYSVRGNPEGTVSTPIHWDEIDDVDPKAFTIATVPARFAELGDLHATIDDNAYSLDTLLEWAARDEAEGAEEPPPPDE; translated from the coding sequence ATGGCGGAGTCCAAAGCGGCTAAGGCGAAGACCCCGGCGGTCGAGTTGGAGGTCGGGGAGCGGACGGTGCGGATCTCGAATCCGGATCGGGTCTACTTTCCGGCGCGTGGGGAGACCAAGCTCGACCTGGTCAAGTACTACCTGTCCGTCGGCGACGGGATCGTGCGCGCGCTAAGGGAACGGCCGTGCATGATGCACCGGTTCCCGTCGGGCGTGGCCGGCGAGAAGGTGCACCAGAAGCGGTTGCCGCATGGCGCGCCGCCGTGGATGGAGACCGTCCAGGTCAAGTTCCCGCGGTACAACCGCACCGCCGACGAGCTGTGCGTCACCGAGCTCGCGCACGTGGCCTGGGCAGTGCAGATGTCGACGGTCGAGTTCCACCCGTGGAACTCCCGCCGCGCCGATACCGAGAAGCCCGACGAGTGGCGGATCGATCTCGACCCGATGCCTGACTGCCCGTTCGACCGGGTACGCCGGGTGGCGCACGTCGCGCACGAAGTACTCGATGATCTGGGCGCGACCGGTTACCCCAAGACGTCCGGCGGATCCGGCATCCACATCTACGTGCGGATCAAGCCCGAGCACGGCTTCTCGGATGTACGCCGGGCCGCGCTGGCCTTCGCCCGTGAGGTCGAGCGCCGCGCCCCCGACGAGGTCACCACCACCTGGTGGCGCAAGGACCGCGACCCGAAGAAGCTCTTCGTCGACTACAACCAGAACGCCCGCGACCACACGATCGCCAGCGCGTACTCCGTCCGCGGCAACCCCGAAGGCACCGTCTCCACCCCGATCCACTGGGACGAGATCGACGACGTCGACCCGAAGGCCTTCACCATCGCCACCGTCCCCGCCCGGTTTGCCGAACTCGGCGACCTCCACGCCACCATCGACGACAACGCCTACTCCCTGGACACCCTTCTGGAGTGGGCCGCCCGAGACGAGGCCGAAGGCGCCGAAGAACCGCCTCCCCCAGACGAGTAG
- a CDS encoding TetR/AcrR family transcriptional regulator, translated as MTSTRKEQAAGTEAALKQAAREVFAERGYLNTKITDITAAAGRATGSFYNHFAGKEELLEALLVDMLATADLAVLGDLTHDEDFSKISSVRWHVTAFWNFYNAHLPEMIAIKQAAMVDPELGQRLQRIMADDDTHMIRHLSYLPQPQPDPLLQISAMNSLLEGFAYTWLVANPPSGRTITDEAAIDLLTNLLHHGFAGRA; from the coding sequence GTGACGAGCACACGCAAGGAACAGGCGGCTGGGACCGAGGCGGCGCTGAAGCAGGCGGCCCGGGAGGTGTTCGCCGAGCGCGGCTACCTGAACACCAAGATCACCGACATCACCGCGGCGGCCGGGCGCGCGACGGGTTCCTTCTACAACCACTTCGCCGGCAAGGAGGAGTTGCTCGAGGCGCTGCTCGTCGACATGCTGGCGACGGCCGACCTCGCAGTACTGGGCGATCTGACGCACGACGAGGACTTCAGCAAGATCTCGTCGGTCCGCTGGCACGTGACCGCGTTCTGGAACTTCTACAACGCGCATCTGCCGGAGATGATCGCCATCAAACAGGCGGCGATGGTCGACCCGGAGCTCGGCCAACGCCTCCAGCGGATCATGGCGGACGACGACACCCACATGATCAGACACCTCTCGTACCTGCCTCAACCGCAGCCGGATCCGCTACTTCAGATCTCCGCGATGAACTCCCTGCTGGAAGGCTTCGCCTACACCTGGCTGGTCGCCAACCCACCCTCCGGTCGCACCATCACCGACGAGGCGGCCATCGACCTCCTCACCAACCTCCTCCACCACGGCTTCGCGGGTCGCGCATGA
- a CDS encoding FAD-dependent monooxygenase — MTVLIAGGGPTGLTLAIELARRDIAVRVIDKADEFFQGSRGDGLQPRTLEVFEDLGVLDQVLAQGIPMPTMKISIGGRSVGERRMADPIDPTPDRPYPNAWMLGQSRTEAILRDRLADFGVSVELSTELVGFTQYADRVVAELSTGETIEADWLVGADGGKSVVRKQLGIAFEGTTDDSIRMLLGDVSADGLDHEYGYWFAGPDNPMEGIALTPLSGGDQFQFGAPLASSDADTTLEGLQGLVDRYAGEGVAKLRDLTWSTVWRPNIRLAERFRVGRVFIAGDAAHVHPPTGGQGLNTGVQDAYNLGWKLADGREAVLATYETERRTNALRVLGISEDLMQKHIDGDESAMERGENVRQLDISYRSPTDTAPLATGDRAPDSPLTDADGNKTRLFTLFQGPHETLLRFNPSTPSTHPHAVTITHTPTPGAYASPEAFTLYHAEDGTEILIRPDGYLG; from the coding sequence ATGACCGTTCTGATTGCCGGTGGCGGACCGACCGGACTGACCCTCGCGATCGAGCTCGCCCGCCGCGACATCGCCGTCCGGGTGATCGACAAGGCCGACGAGTTCTTCCAGGGCTCCCGCGGCGACGGGCTGCAGCCCCGGACGCTGGAGGTCTTCGAAGATCTCGGCGTACTCGACCAAGTGCTCGCCCAAGGCATCCCCATGCCGACGATGAAGATCAGCATCGGCGGCCGGTCCGTCGGTGAGCGCCGGATGGCCGACCCGATCGACCCGACTCCCGACCGCCCGTACCCGAACGCCTGGATGCTCGGCCAGTCCCGCACCGAGGCGATCCTCCGTGACCGCCTCGCCGATTTCGGAGTCAGCGTCGAGCTGAGCACCGAACTGGTCGGCTTCACCCAGTACGCCGATCGCGTGGTCGCGGAACTCTCGACCGGCGAGACGATCGAGGCGGACTGGCTGGTCGGCGCCGACGGCGGCAAGAGCGTCGTCCGCAAGCAACTCGGGATCGCCTTCGAAGGCACCACCGACGACTCGATCCGGATGCTGCTCGGCGACGTCTCCGCTGACGGGCTGGACCACGAGTACGGGTACTGGTTCGCCGGCCCGGACAACCCGATGGAGGGCATCGCCCTGACGCCGCTCTCCGGTGGCGACCAGTTCCAATTCGGTGCGCCGCTCGCATCCAGCGACGCCGACACAACTCTGGAAGGCCTGCAGGGCTTGGTCGACAGGTACGCCGGTGAGGGCGTGGCCAAGCTCCGCGACCTCACCTGGTCCACCGTCTGGCGGCCGAACATCCGGCTGGCCGAGCGCTTCCGGGTCGGCCGCGTGTTCATCGCCGGCGACGCGGCGCACGTCCACCCACCGACGGGCGGTCAGGGGCTGAACACCGGAGTACAGGACGCGTACAACCTCGGGTGGAAGCTGGCCGACGGGCGCGAGGCGGTGCTTGCGACGTACGAGACCGAGCGGCGCACCAACGCCCTGCGGGTGCTGGGGATCAGCGAAGACCTGATGCAGAAGCACATCGACGGCGACGAGTCCGCGATGGAACGCGGCGAGAACGTCCGCCAGCTCGACATCAGCTACCGCTCACCGACCGACACCGCCCCACTCGCCACCGGCGACCGTGCCCCCGACTCCCCGCTGACCGATGCCGACGGCAACAAGACCCGCCTGTTCACCCTCTTCCAGGGCCCCCACGAAACCCTGCTCCGCTTCAACCCCAGTACTCCGTCCACCCACCCCCACGCCGTGACCATCACCCACACCCCAACCCCCGGCGCCTACGCCTCCCCCGAGGCATTCACCCTCTACCACGCAGAAGACGGCACCGAGATCCTCATCCGCCCCGACGGCTACCTGGGCTAA
- a CDS encoding substrate-binding domain-containing protein, with the protein MREQLSIALVVPMQGTTGIYGPSCLACAQLAIEQLNASRGIAGRQVELVQVDAGRQPAVVAEEVGRLVDSGRVDAVAGWHISAVRVALTRRIGGKVVYAFAAMHEGGDDTPGVFMLGERPVNQLLPATHWIGAQHGVRRWAVVGNDYIYPRVTATTATKSLQGSASSIVQSDFVPLGTSDFGSVIQSLERADVEGVIMLLMGQDAVHFNRQFAKAGLSERLLRLSPAIEENTLLAAGPTANKGLYAAAAYFDGLATTESGEFARDYYARFGTWAPALNAVGESCYEAIRFLARLGEMAGSIAIDAVSALPTGHFYDSPRGLMRLDGNLVDQDVYLAAANGLEFTVEDRIAQCG; encoded by the coding sequence GTGCGCGAGCAGCTGTCGATCGCCCTCGTCGTGCCCATGCAAGGAACGACCGGCATCTACGGCCCGTCTTGCCTGGCCTGCGCCCAGCTCGCGATCGAGCAACTCAACGCCAGCCGTGGGATCGCCGGCCGCCAGGTCGAGCTGGTCCAGGTCGACGCGGGCCGGCAACCGGCAGTGGTGGCCGAGGAGGTCGGCCGGCTGGTGGACAGCGGTCGCGTCGACGCGGTCGCGGGCTGGCACATCTCCGCCGTACGGGTCGCCCTCACCCGGCGGATCGGCGGCAAGGTCGTCTACGCGTTCGCCGCGATGCATGAAGGCGGTGATGACACCCCTGGCGTCTTCATGCTCGGCGAACGGCCGGTCAATCAGTTGCTCCCGGCAACACATTGGATCGGCGCGCAGCACGGCGTACGCCGCTGGGCCGTGGTCGGCAACGACTACATCTACCCGCGAGTGACGGCGACCACCGCGACGAAATCCTTACAGGGTTCAGCTTCCTCGATCGTGCAGTCGGACTTCGTCCCACTCGGTACCTCCGACTTCGGCAGCGTGATCCAAAGCCTCGAGCGCGCTGATGTCGAAGGCGTGATCATGCTCCTGATGGGTCAGGACGCGGTCCACTTCAACAGGCAATTCGCCAAGGCAGGCTTGAGCGAACGCTTGCTCCGCCTCAGCCCGGCCATCGAGGAGAACACCCTGCTGGCCGCCGGACCCACGGCAAACAAGGGCTTGTATGCCGCCGCCGCGTACTTCGACGGCCTCGCCACCACCGAGAGCGGCGAATTCGCCCGCGACTATTACGCCCGCTTCGGCACCTGGGCGCCGGCCCTCAATGCGGTCGGCGAATCGTGCTACGAAGCCATCCGTTTCCTTGCCAGGCTGGGCGAAATGGCCGGTTCGATCGCCATCGACGCGGTCTCCGCACTGCCGACCGGCCACTTCTACGACAGCCCCCGCGGGCTCATGCGGCTGGACGGAAACCTCGTCGACCAGGACGTCTACCTGGCGGCGGCGAACGGCCTCGAATTCACCGTCGAGGACCGCATTGCACAGTGTGGTTGA
- a CDS encoding MarR family winged helix-turn-helix transcriptional regulator — translation MTASLLLLLKQAERRIEHQLRPILAEFDLSLEQWRVMSALADEPGLPMSTLAAQAVLPNASLTRHVDKLVERGLVVRRIHPSDRRRVVTALSPVGTTVAERLRAEERRVESAIADELGDDRLQGLAGGLRQLQRSI, via the coding sequence ATGACCGCCAGTCTGCTCCTGCTGTTGAAGCAGGCCGAACGCCGGATCGAGCACCAGTTGCGGCCGATCCTGGCCGAGTTCGACCTGTCCCTGGAGCAGTGGCGGGTGATGTCGGCGCTGGCGGATGAGCCCGGTCTGCCGATGTCCACGCTCGCCGCGCAGGCGGTACTTCCGAACGCCAGCCTCACCCGTCACGTCGACAAGCTGGTTGAGCGCGGCCTCGTCGTACGCCGGATTCACCCGTCCGATCGCCGCCGGGTGGTCACGGCGTTGTCGCCGGTCGGTACTACGGTCGCCGAGCGCCTGCGAGCCGAGGAACGCCGGGTCGAATCCGCCATCGCGGACGAGCTCGGCGACGACCGCCTGCAGGGTCTTGCCGGTGGGTTGAGGCAGCTTCAGCGCTCGATCTAG